One Bufo gargarizans isolate SCDJY-AF-19 chromosome 3, ASM1485885v1, whole genome shotgun sequence DNA segment encodes these proteins:
- the TRMT10C gene encoding tRNA methyltransferase 10 homolog C isoform X1, giving the protein MCGGAGVSCPPKMAFLNAFLRAVRGSAFHIVNKGGVNRQSPMRISQPLLQCRMLMLTHCLKNQEKASTSKKLDLDTWKTILRSAAPKPESEECEEETQEESTIESMEKLVDMWRLAGKAVPDSISTEELQVLLKLATKSSRRKYLKQLQLKEYKKKNRQKKKLEKEQTKSDIETEMNTEKQSSYFLKFWSRSEDCFDAWRGAQAMIFGQPLVFDMVYDRYMSQREMENTVSQLQMSEGFNRKSMEPFHIHFCNLKPNGPYHEELVKRYQGAWDNLLITATEKSHVDIFPKDRLVYLTADSPNVLKTFDHDKIYIIGAFVDKSQKTGVSLGNAKRLQLATARLPLDSFLKWNCGAKNLTLNNVIEILMTLRDTGDWEKGLSSVPTRKHHGFRERCDSSEPVLSNNAKLYELIKKKAAVADQKKESQTDFAQQGPKDWWQERD; this is encoded by the exons ATGTGTGGAGGAGCAGGAG TCTCATGTccaccaaaaatggctttcttaaacgcgttcctacgtgctgttcGGGGTTCTGCCTTCCATATTGTGAATAAGGGAGGTGTAAATAGACAGTCCCCCATGAGAATTTCTCAGCCACTCTTGCAGTGTAGGATGTTGATGCTAACTCACTGCTTGAAGAACCAAGAGAAGGCGAGCACTTCCAAAAAGTTGGATCTAGACACGTGGAAAACTATTTTAAGGAGTGCCGCACCAAAGCCCGAAAGTGAAGAATGTGAAGAAGAAACGCAAGAGGAGTCCACCATAGAAAGTATGGAGAAACTTGTTGACATGTGGAGACTGGCAGGAAAGGCCGTACCTGATTCTATTAGCACAGAGGAACTACAGGTCCTTCTGAAGCTTGCCACAAAGTCTTCCAGAAGAAAATACTTGAAACAACTCCAACTTAaagaatataaaaagaaaaacaggCAAAAAAAGAAACTGGAAAAAGAGCAGACAAAGAGTGATATTGAGACGGAGATGAACACTGAAAAACAAAGTTCCTACTTCTTGAAGTTCTGGAGTAGGTCAGAAGATTGCTTTGATGCATGGCGAGGTGCCCAAGCAATGATATTTGGCCAGCCTCTAGTATTTGATATGGTTTACGACCGTTACATGTCACAGAGGGAAATGGAAAATACAGTAAGCCAGCTTCAAATGTCTGAAGGTTTCAACAGAAAGTCGATGGAGCCCTTTCATATCCACTTCTGTAATTTAAAGCCCAATGGTCCATACCATGAAGAATTGGTGAAACGTTACCAAGGTGCCTGGGATAATCTCTTAATAACTGCCACTGAAAAGTCTCATGTGGACATCTTCCCCAAGGATCGGCTGGTTTACCTGACCGCTGACTCTCCAAATGTGCTAAAGACCTTCGACCATGATAAAATTTACATCATTGGTGCTTTCGTTGACAAAAGTCAGAAGACTGGAGTGTCTTTAGGAAATGCCAAGCGGCTGCAGTTAGCCACAGCGCGACTACCATTGGACAGCTTTCTGAAGTGGAACTGTGGAGCGAAAAATCTCACCCTGAACAATGTGATTGAAATCCTGATGACTCTAAGGGACACTGGGGACTGGGAGAAAGGACTGTCATCTGTACCGACAAGAAAGCACCATGGATTTAGGGAAAGATGTGACTCTTCTGAACCAGTCTTGTCAAATAATGCTAAACTATATGAGCTAATCAAAAAGAAGGCCGCAGTCGCAGACCAGAAAAAGGAGTCTCAGACGGATTTTGCGCAGCAGGGGCCTAAAGACTGGTGGCAAGAGAGGGACTAA
- the LOC122933168 gene encoding putative protein FAM172B, which yields MEGLMRFIPSLEIPHCLDDLQYSFNQRGELRHLVTKEPFVYNYYKNEHDRNHKRYKILGDMITLHVYELLEKECNLEQITIPIDATDEEPKSFFFMSKQPLSKQTNLVILLQDSGVIRAGQWSQKVIVHHSLNRGTQIPYITSVLRDNSSVIVLNPNDNFVDMKEEPQALLKKEDEASSLETRDASDLFRTDEELILSKRCSSSPEEHTSYVWEHFISKSAARNVSFIAHGYGGLVFMDLLCKKSQEVMSKVSAVAFIDSRHHALHQARTDPEIQTWIRLHCRSWVLSSKPLDRPSGPLRKQDCSKVSAGTEKHELAPSFALQSILRFLSRSSKSRRNSVPPIRTMLTRSSTRKSV from the coding sequence ATGGAAGGACTGATGAGATTCATACCAAGTCTTGAAATTCCTCATTGTCTCGATGACTTACAGTACTCTTTCAATCAGCGTGGAGAGCTGAGGCATTTGGTTACCAAGGAACCGTTTGTCTACAATTACTACAAAAATGAACACGATAGAAATCACAAACGCTACAAAATTCTTGGCGATATGATTACACTTCATGTATATGAGCTACTTGAGAAAGAATGCAATCTTGAACAAATTACCATCCCTATTGATGCCACCGATGAAGAACCAAAGTCCTTCTTTTTCATGAGTAAGCAACCGTTAAGTAAGCAGACAAACCTGGTCATTCTGCTTCAAGATAGTGGGGTAATCCGAGCTGGACAATGGAGCCAAAAAGTGATAGTCCATCACTCTCTAAACAGAGGAACCCAGATCCCATACATTACCTCTGTCTTAAGGGACAATAGCTCAGTAATTGTCCTAAACCCCAATGACAATTTTGTGGATATGAAAGAAGAGCCCCAAGCTCTGTTGAAAAAAGAAGATGAGGCCAGCTCACTTGAAACCAGGGATGCATCTGACTTATTTAGAACTGATGAGGAACTTATTCTTTCCAAAAGATGTAGCAGCTCCCCAGAAGAACACACCAGCTATGTCTGGGAGCACTTTATTTCGAAGAGTGCAGCTAGGAATGTGTCCTTTATTGCACACGGGTACGGTGGCTTAGTGTTTATGGATTTGCTTTGTAAGAAAAGCCAAGAGGTCATGAGTAAAGTAAGTGCCGTGGCATTCATAGATTCAAGGCATCATGCTCTTCATCAGGCAAGAACTGACCCAGAAATACAGACTTGGATACGCTTGCATTGCAGAAGCTGGGTATTAAGTAGCAAACCTTTAGACAGACCTAGTGGCCCCTTGAGAAAACAGGACTGCAGCAAGGTATCAGCCGGAACGGAAAAACACGAACTCGCACCTTCTTTTGCTCTTCAGTCTATTTTACGCTTTCTTAGTAGATCTTCAAAGAGTCGTCGAAATTCAGTTCCACCTATACGCACAATGCTAACTAGAAGTTCTACAAGGAAGTCTGtgtga
- the TXNL4B gene encoding thioredoxin-like protein 4B: MSFLLPKLSSKRDVDHVIKTIAEVVLVLRFGRDDDSVCLQLDDILAKTSHDLSKMAAIYLVDVDKVPVYRQYFDISYIPSTVFFFNGQHMKVDYGSPDHTKFVGSFKTKQDFIDLIEVIYRGAMRGKLIVRSPIDPKNIPKYDLLYQGV, translated from the exons ATGAGTTTTCTTCTGCCAAAATTGAGTAGTAAACGTGATGTAGATCATGTGATAAAGACGATAGCAGAGGTGGTCTTGGTTCTCCGCTTTGGAAGAGATGATGACTCCGTTTGTCTGCAGCTTGATGATATT CTCGCAaagacatcacatgacctaagtaaaatggctgccatctaTCTTGTTGATGTGGATAAAGTGCCGGTCTACCGCCAATACTTTGATATCAGCTATATCCCATCTACTGTCTTTTTCTTCAATGGGCAACATATGAAAGTGGATTATGG gtCACCAGATCACACCAAGTTTGTGGGAAGCTTCAAGACAAAACAGGATTTTATCGACCTCATTGAAGTCATTTACAGGGGAGCAATGCGAGGAAAGCTGATTGTCCGAAGTCCAATAGACCCAAAGAACATTCCAAAATATGACCTGTTGTATCAGGGGGTTTAG
- the TRMT10C gene encoding tRNA methyltransferase 10 homolog C isoform X2, giving the protein MAFLNAFLRAVRGSAFHIVNKGGVNRQSPMRISQPLLQCRMLMLTHCLKNQEKASTSKKLDLDTWKTILRSAAPKPESEECEEETQEESTIESMEKLVDMWRLAGKAVPDSISTEELQVLLKLATKSSRRKYLKQLQLKEYKKKNRQKKKLEKEQTKSDIETEMNTEKQSSYFLKFWSRSEDCFDAWRGAQAMIFGQPLVFDMVYDRYMSQREMENTVSQLQMSEGFNRKSMEPFHIHFCNLKPNGPYHEELVKRYQGAWDNLLITATEKSHVDIFPKDRLVYLTADSPNVLKTFDHDKIYIIGAFVDKSQKTGVSLGNAKRLQLATARLPLDSFLKWNCGAKNLTLNNVIEILMTLRDTGDWEKGLSSVPTRKHHGFRERCDSSEPVLSNNAKLYELIKKKAAVADQKKESQTDFAQQGPKDWWQERD; this is encoded by the coding sequence atggctttcttaaacgcgttcctacgtgctgttcGGGGTTCTGCCTTCCATATTGTGAATAAGGGAGGTGTAAATAGACAGTCCCCCATGAGAATTTCTCAGCCACTCTTGCAGTGTAGGATGTTGATGCTAACTCACTGCTTGAAGAACCAAGAGAAGGCGAGCACTTCCAAAAAGTTGGATCTAGACACGTGGAAAACTATTTTAAGGAGTGCCGCACCAAAGCCCGAAAGTGAAGAATGTGAAGAAGAAACGCAAGAGGAGTCCACCATAGAAAGTATGGAGAAACTTGTTGACATGTGGAGACTGGCAGGAAAGGCCGTACCTGATTCTATTAGCACAGAGGAACTACAGGTCCTTCTGAAGCTTGCCACAAAGTCTTCCAGAAGAAAATACTTGAAACAACTCCAACTTAaagaatataaaaagaaaaacaggCAAAAAAAGAAACTGGAAAAAGAGCAGACAAAGAGTGATATTGAGACGGAGATGAACACTGAAAAACAAAGTTCCTACTTCTTGAAGTTCTGGAGTAGGTCAGAAGATTGCTTTGATGCATGGCGAGGTGCCCAAGCAATGATATTTGGCCAGCCTCTAGTATTTGATATGGTTTACGACCGTTACATGTCACAGAGGGAAATGGAAAATACAGTAAGCCAGCTTCAAATGTCTGAAGGTTTCAACAGAAAGTCGATGGAGCCCTTTCATATCCACTTCTGTAATTTAAAGCCCAATGGTCCATACCATGAAGAATTGGTGAAACGTTACCAAGGTGCCTGGGATAATCTCTTAATAACTGCCACTGAAAAGTCTCATGTGGACATCTTCCCCAAGGATCGGCTGGTTTACCTGACCGCTGACTCTCCAAATGTGCTAAAGACCTTCGACCATGATAAAATTTACATCATTGGTGCTTTCGTTGACAAAAGTCAGAAGACTGGAGTGTCTTTAGGAAATGCCAAGCGGCTGCAGTTAGCCACAGCGCGACTACCATTGGACAGCTTTCTGAAGTGGAACTGTGGAGCGAAAAATCTCACCCTGAACAATGTGATTGAAATCCTGATGACTCTAAGGGACACTGGGGACTGGGAGAAAGGACTGTCATCTGTACCGACAAGAAAGCACCATGGATTTAGGGAAAGATGTGACTCTTCTGAACCAGTCTTGTCAAATAATGCTAAACTATATGAGCTAATCAAAAAGAAGGCCGCAGTCGCAGACCAGAAAAAGGAGTCTCAGACGGATTTTGCGCAGCAGGGGCCTAAAGACTGGTGGCAAGAGAGGGACTAA